From Coccinella septempunctata chromosome 4, icCocSept1.1, whole genome shotgun sequence, a single genomic window includes:
- the LOC123312360 gene encoding mitochondrial uncoupling protein Bmcp isoform X1, with amino-acid sequence MGDRDWRPFVYGGLASCVAEFGTFPIDLTKTRLQIQGQVLDKKHAVLKYTGMVDCMVKVAKQEGFKALYNGIWPAVLRQSTYGTIKFGTYYSLKDVILKYNNEYEPFMVSLFCAVIAGAVSSAIANPTDVLKVRMQVQGRSRNVNLVECFKEVYTQEGISGLWRGVTPTAQRAAVIAAVELPVYDFCKSRLLSVFGDSVANHFLSSLVASLGSAVASTPIDVVRTRLMNQRKFKENLKTDTYLYRGTADCFYHTFKYEGFWALYKGFIPTWFRMGPWNIIFFITYEQLKHLY; translated from the exons ATGGGCGATAGAGATTGGCGCCCCTTTGTTTATGGAGGACTCGCAAGCTGCGTTGCAGAGTTTG GAACGTTTCCAATTGATCTCACGAAAACTAGATTGCAAATTCAAGGACAAGTACTTGATAAAAAACATGCTGTTCTCAAATACACAGGAATGGTAGATTGTATGGTTAAGGTAGCTAAACAAGAGGGTTTCAAAGCTTTGTATAATGG AatttggccagcagttcttcGACAATCAACTTATGGAACTATCAAGTTTGGAACTTATTATTCCTTGAAAGACGTTATTTtaaaatataataatgaatatgaaCCATTCATGGTGAGTTTATTCTGTGCTGTGATTGCTGGAGCAGTATCTAGCGCTATAGCTAATCCTACAGATGTCTTAAAAGTTCGCATGCAAGTTCAGGGTAGATCTAGGAATGTAAATCTAGTCGAATGTTTCAAGGAAGTTTACACTCAAGAAGGAATCTCAGGACTTTGGAGA GGAGTTACACCAACAGCTCAAAGAGCTGCTGTTATTGCTGCAGTTGAGCTGCCAGTATACGACTTCTGTAAGAGTAGACTCCTTAGTGTTTTTGGTGACAGTGTGGCAAATCATTTTTT GTCTAGTCTAGTGGCCAGTTTGGGAAGTGCAGTAGCATCTACACCAATAGATGTAGTCAGG ACCCGCCTCATGAACCAAAGGAAATTCAAAGAAAATCTTAAGACAGATACTTATCTGTACCGAGGTACAGCCGATTGCTTTTATCACACTTTTAAATATGAAGGTTTCTGGGCTTTATATAAAGGTTTCATTCCTACATGGTTTCGAATGGGGCCCtggaacataatttttttcataacctATGAACAGCTCAAACATCTATACTGA
- the LOC123310943 gene encoding probable serine incorporator isoform X1 — MGAALALCSATQCAACCGSAACSMCCAACPSCRNSTSSRLMYAFMLLLGTVVSCIMLSPGLQDLLEKIPFCKDSVKESVFDSVTNKFSFNCQDTFVGYLAVYRLSFALCVFFLFMALIMVGVRSSRDPRAGIQNGFWGLKFLIVIGIAIGSFFIPQGTFFGSVWMYFGMIGGFMFILIQLILIVDFAHTWAESWVEKYEENESRGWYAALVGATLTMYGLVIAGVVLLFIFFSKSGDCGLNKFFISFNLILCVVISVISIMPSVQEKLPRSGLLQSAIVSLYVIYLTWSALSNSPDTECNPGILNIVTGGKKNTGSFDTESIIGLAIWTCCVLYSSLRTASNSSKITGSDNILVKDTGDSGYNPIIGNTDHNDEEKGNNKVWDNEEEGTAYSWSFFHVMFALATLYVMMTLTNWYSPNSSLKTLHANYASMWVKITSSWLCIALYGWSLLAPLILSDREF; from the exons ATGGGGGCTGCTTTAGCTCTCTGTTCAGCAACACAG TGTGCAGCTTGCTGTGGGAGTGCAGCTTGCTCCATGTGTTGTGCGGCATGTCCATCCTGTCGAAATTCCACTTCATCACGTTTGATGTATGCTTTTATGCTGCTGCTGGGTACAGTGGTATCTTGCATCATGTTATCTCCCGGACTCCAAGATCTACTAGAGAAG ATACCGTTTTGTAAGGACTCTGTAAAGGAGTCAGTGTTTGACTCAGTGACGAACAAATTTTCCTTCAATTGTCAGGATACATTTGTAGGATACTTGGCAGTTTATCGTCTAAGCTTTGCTCTTTGTGTGTTCTTTTTATTCATGGCATTAATCATGGTTGGAGTGAGAAGTTCAAGAGATCCACGAGCTGGAATACAGAATGG GTTCTGGGGGCTGAAATTCCTCATAGTTATAGGAATAGCTATCGGTTCATTTTTCATCCCACAAGGTACCTTCTTTGGGTCGGTTTGGATGTACTTTGGTATGATAGGAGGATTCATGTTTATATTGATTCAGCTAATCCTGATTGTTGATTTTGCTCATACGTGGGCCGAATCGTGGGTAGAGAAATACGAAGAAAATGAGAGCAGGGGCTGGTATGCTGCACTCGTAGGGGCCACATTAACAATGTATGGTTTAGTGATTGCTGGAGTAGTTTTgctatttattttcttttccaaG tcTGGAGATTGTGGattgaacaaatttttcatttcattcaacttGATCCTATGTGTGGTTATCAGCGTTATCTCGATTATGCCATCTGTCCAAGAAAAATTGCCTAGGTCAGGACTTCTACAATCAGCTATTGTGTCCTTGTATGTTATTTATTTGACCTGGTCTGCCCTGTCTAACTCTCCAG ATACAGAATGTAACCCTGGTATTTTAAACATTGTTACTGGAGGGAAAAAGAATACAGGATCTTTTGACACTGAAAGTATAATTGGTTTGGCTATTTGGACATGTTGTGTATTATATTCATCACTCAGAACTGCAAGTAACTCTTCTAAGATTACTGGCTCTGACAATATTTTGGTTAAAGATACAGGAGATAGTG GCTATAACCCTATCATAGGTAATACTGATCATAATGACGAGGAAAAAGGAAATAACAAAGTGTGGGACAACGAGGAGGAAGGAACTGCTTATTCTTGGAGCTTTTTCCATGTTATGTTTGCATTGGCCACCTTATATGTGATGATGACTCTGACAAATTGGTATAG ccCCAACTCTTCTCTGAAAACTTTGCATGCCAATTATGCTTCGATGTGGGTGAAAATTACATCAAGTTGGCTCTGTATAGCACTGTATGGTTGGAGTTTATTGGCACCTTTAATTCTTAGTGATCGTGAGttttaa
- the LOC123312362 gene encoding ER membrane protein complex subunit 5 codes for MTVGIFYRMLIITGFLSLFHSAYSAAQHRSYLRLNELDFIALPLDISIQAILSLFVIVYSVLQMSGNFKEIKASAELDNKSWGTFKNLPSFYIFGHRGKSFSPYVVLQNQQQHMDVD; via the exons ATGACGGTTGGGATATTTTATCGAATGTTAATAATAACGGGTTTCCTATCATTATTTCATTCAGCTTATTCAGCAGCACAAC atcGATCTTATTTGCGATTAAATGAATTGGACTTCATAGCGTTACCTCTGGAT atcaGTATACAGGCTATACTAAGTTTGTTTGTAATTGTCTATAGTGTTCTCCAAATGTCTggtaatttcaaagaaatcaaAGCCTCAGCAGAACTTGATAATAAATCTTGGGGAACATTCAAGAATTTGCCATCGTTCTACATTTTTGGGCATAGAGGGAAATCATTCTCCCCTTATGTCGTCCTACAAAATCAGCAACAGCACATGGATGTggattaa
- the LOC123310944 gene encoding protein FAM210B, mitochondrial-like has protein sequence MSTTMTCIRVTSYLTNNRTLTNILNTRRIHFISSFKSDKLSTCIRDPLSDIFSTNYCLVNSSVIPAQRYLSTSKIMWEKSEVKLSKKHQLKKAVKEYGSTVIVFHVTISLASLGFFYLLVSSGIDMQQVMTYFGVNYKFVENAGTFVTAYAIHKLFAPVRISITLGATPFIVRYLRNKGILRKTV, from the exons atgagCACCACTATGACTTGTATTCGTGTCACTTCTTATTTAACGAATAACAGAACTCTAACAAATATATTAAATACAAGAA GAATCCATTTTATATCCAGTTTTAAGAGCGATAAATTATCAACTTGTATTAGAGATCCTCTGagtgatattttttctacaaactaCTGTCTCGTGAATAGCTCAGTTATACCAGCTCAAAGGTATTTATCAACTAGCAAAATTATGTGGGAGAAATCAGAAGTCAAATTATCAAAAAAGCATCAGCTTAAGAAAGCAGTCAAAGAATATGGATCGACAGTAATAGTGTTTCACGTAACAATATCTTTGGCTTCACTTGGATTTTTTTATCTTTTGGTCTCAAG TGGAATTGATATGCAGCAAGTAATGACTTATTTCGGAGTGAATTacaaatttgtagaaaatgcagGAACATTTGTTACTGCTTATGCGATTCATAAACTTTTTGCCCCTGTAAGAATCAGCATAACTTTAGGTGCAACTCCATTCATCGTCAGATATCTGAGAAATAAAGGAATTTTACGTAAAACAGTTTAA
- the LOC123310943 gene encoding probable serine incorporator isoform X3: protein MGAALALCSATQCAACCGSAACSMCCAACPSCRNSTSSRLMYAFMLLLGTVVSCIMLSPGLQDLLEKIPFCKDSVKESVFDSVTNKFSFNCQDTFVGYLAVYRLSFALCVFFLFMALIMVGVRSSRDPRAGIQNGFWGLKFLIVIGIAIGSFFIPQGTFFGSVWMYFGMIGGFMFILIQLILIVDFAHTWAESWVEKYEENESRGWYAALVGATLTMYGLVIAGVVLLFIFFSKSGDCGLNKFFISFNLILCVVISVISIMPSVQEKLPRSGLLQSAIVSLYVIYLTWSALSNSPDTECNPGILNIVTGGKKNTGSFDTESIIGLAIWTCCVLYSSLRTASNSSKITGSDNILVKDTGDSGNTDHNDEEKGNNKVWDNEEEGTAYSWSFFHVMFALATLYVMMTLTNWYSPNSSLKTLHANYASMWVKITSSWLCIALYGWSLLAPLILSDREF from the exons ATGGGGGCTGCTTTAGCTCTCTGTTCAGCAACACAG TGTGCAGCTTGCTGTGGGAGTGCAGCTTGCTCCATGTGTTGTGCGGCATGTCCATCCTGTCGAAATTCCACTTCATCACGTTTGATGTATGCTTTTATGCTGCTGCTGGGTACAGTGGTATCTTGCATCATGTTATCTCCCGGACTCCAAGATCTACTAGAGAAG ATACCGTTTTGTAAGGACTCTGTAAAGGAGTCAGTGTTTGACTCAGTGACGAACAAATTTTCCTTCAATTGTCAGGATACATTTGTAGGATACTTGGCAGTTTATCGTCTAAGCTTTGCTCTTTGTGTGTTCTTTTTATTCATGGCATTAATCATGGTTGGAGTGAGAAGTTCAAGAGATCCACGAGCTGGAATACAGAATGG GTTCTGGGGGCTGAAATTCCTCATAGTTATAGGAATAGCTATCGGTTCATTTTTCATCCCACAAGGTACCTTCTTTGGGTCGGTTTGGATGTACTTTGGTATGATAGGAGGATTCATGTTTATATTGATTCAGCTAATCCTGATTGTTGATTTTGCTCATACGTGGGCCGAATCGTGGGTAGAGAAATACGAAGAAAATGAGAGCAGGGGCTGGTATGCTGCACTCGTAGGGGCCACATTAACAATGTATGGTTTAGTGATTGCTGGAGTAGTTTTgctatttattttcttttccaaG tcTGGAGATTGTGGattgaacaaatttttcatttcattcaacttGATCCTATGTGTGGTTATCAGCGTTATCTCGATTATGCCATCTGTCCAAGAAAAATTGCCTAGGTCAGGACTTCTACAATCAGCTATTGTGTCCTTGTATGTTATTTATTTGACCTGGTCTGCCCTGTCTAACTCTCCAG ATACAGAATGTAACCCTGGTATTTTAAACATTGTTACTGGAGGGAAAAAGAATACAGGATCTTTTGACACTGAAAGTATAATTGGTTTGGCTATTTGGACATGTTGTGTATTATATTCATCACTCAGAACTGCAAGTAACTCTTCTAAGATTACTGGCTCTGACAATATTTTGGTTAAAGATACAGGAGATAGTG GTAATACTGATCATAATGACGAGGAAAAAGGAAATAACAAAGTGTGGGACAACGAGGAGGAAGGAACTGCTTATTCTTGGAGCTTTTTCCATGTTATGTTTGCATTGGCCACCTTATATGTGATGATGACTCTGACAAATTGGTATAG ccCCAACTCTTCTCTGAAAACTTTGCATGCCAATTATGCTTCGATGTGGGTGAAAATTACATCAAGTTGGCTCTGTATAGCACTGTATGGTTGGAGTTTATTGGCACCTTTAATTCTTAGTGATCGTGAGttttaa
- the LOC123310943 gene encoding probable serine incorporator isoform X2, whose product MGAALALCSATQCAACCGSAACSMCCAACPSCRNSTSSRLMYAFMLLLGTVVSCIMLSPGLQDLLEKIPFCKDSVKESVFDSVTNKFSFNCQDTFVGYLAVYRLSFALCVFFLFMALIMVGVRSSRDPRAGIQNGFWGLKFLIVIGIAIGSFFIPQGTFFGSVWMYFGMIGGFMFILIQLILIVDFAHTWAESWVEKYEENESRGWYAALVGATLTMYGLVIAGVVLLFIFFSKSGDCGLNKFFISFNLILCVVISVISIMPSVQEKLPRSGLLQSAIVSLYVIYLTWSALSNSPDTECNPGILNIVTGGKKNTGSFDTESIIGLAIWTCCVLYSSLRTASNSSKITGSDNILVKDTGDSDSTYNCNTDHNDEEKGNNKVWDNEEEGTAYSWSFFHVMFALATLYVMMTLTNWYSPNSSLKTLHANYASMWVKITSSWLCIALYGWSLLAPLILSDREF is encoded by the exons ATGGGGGCTGCTTTAGCTCTCTGTTCAGCAACACAG TGTGCAGCTTGCTGTGGGAGTGCAGCTTGCTCCATGTGTTGTGCGGCATGTCCATCCTGTCGAAATTCCACTTCATCACGTTTGATGTATGCTTTTATGCTGCTGCTGGGTACAGTGGTATCTTGCATCATGTTATCTCCCGGACTCCAAGATCTACTAGAGAAG ATACCGTTTTGTAAGGACTCTGTAAAGGAGTCAGTGTTTGACTCAGTGACGAACAAATTTTCCTTCAATTGTCAGGATACATTTGTAGGATACTTGGCAGTTTATCGTCTAAGCTTTGCTCTTTGTGTGTTCTTTTTATTCATGGCATTAATCATGGTTGGAGTGAGAAGTTCAAGAGATCCACGAGCTGGAATACAGAATGG GTTCTGGGGGCTGAAATTCCTCATAGTTATAGGAATAGCTATCGGTTCATTTTTCATCCCACAAGGTACCTTCTTTGGGTCGGTTTGGATGTACTTTGGTATGATAGGAGGATTCATGTTTATATTGATTCAGCTAATCCTGATTGTTGATTTTGCTCATACGTGGGCCGAATCGTGGGTAGAGAAATACGAAGAAAATGAGAGCAGGGGCTGGTATGCTGCACTCGTAGGGGCCACATTAACAATGTATGGTTTAGTGATTGCTGGAGTAGTTTTgctatttattttcttttccaaG tcTGGAGATTGTGGattgaacaaatttttcatttcattcaacttGATCCTATGTGTGGTTATCAGCGTTATCTCGATTATGCCATCTGTCCAAGAAAAATTGCCTAGGTCAGGACTTCTACAATCAGCTATTGTGTCCTTGTATGTTATTTATTTGACCTGGTCTGCCCTGTCTAACTCTCCAG ATACAGAATGTAACCCTGGTATTTTAAACATTGTTACTGGAGGGAAAAAGAATACAGGATCTTTTGACACTGAAAGTATAATTGGTTTGGCTATTTGGACATGTTGTGTATTATATTCATCACTCAGAACTGCAAGTAACTCTTCTAAGATTACTGGCTCTGACAATATTTTGGTTAAAGATACAGGAGATAGTG ATTCCACGTACAACT GTAATACTGATCATAATGACGAGGAAAAAGGAAATAACAAAGTGTGGGACAACGAGGAGGAAGGAACTGCTTATTCTTGGAGCTTTTTCCATGTTATGTTTGCATTGGCCACCTTATATGTGATGATGACTCTGACAAATTGGTATAG ccCCAACTCTTCTCTGAAAACTTTGCATGCCAATTATGCTTCGATGTGGGTGAAAATTACATCAAGTTGGCTCTGTATAGCACTGTATGGTTGGAGTTTATTGGCACCTTTAATTCTTAGTGATCGTGAGttttaa
- the LOC123312357 gene encoding zinc finger protein 184-like, whose protein sequence is MNKVIVPQNKNSICRFCLKSSKDLIIVNNQANIKLSKAGNVSFKKVLKKLCIKIDNAEYLPNGICCQCKNKLEDFYIFLEKVESNEEILHKVYGDCTIINPKKNDDSSTQSFQDFSSHYDGEPDHTYVKPTNDQLGETIPSICDARSENPKSSSLGDRLEVYIIKTKTDINKGLNKNKFDEMQEEHSKPEQQKEFERKEPFCIKQCFFCPKKFSNNNLRILHFIEHVIQATEATVSPRLFCQYCGLLATARQELADHINSQHNDEQNSTCESCNIRFSNNQELEEHFRRQHIENFEEEIDIDIMCLICKKVFDDTNQMMEHALEHLIRRHTCLSCRNVYICDAALNEHHKTHPRYRFKCPICGKLTCTSRTALREHIRNHSESKSFQCDLCQRTYKSMGRLKMHKKSHFRMNNICPICPYSTMSKSDFNTHLRVHTNERPFKCSFEECGKAFKTNSALCIHIREHLKIKMLSCEFCDYKTNRYNSLTHHRRIHTLEKPYSCEFCGKTFSRPYTLTVHLKKIHKK, encoded by the exons atgaataaagTAATAGTACCTCAGAACAAAAATTCTATTTGCAGATTCTGCTTGAAATCGTCCAAAGATCTCATAATTGTCAATAACCAAGCCAATATTAAGTTATCCAAAGCAGGCAATGTAAGCTTCAAAAAagtgttgaaaaaattatgtatCAAG ATTGATAATGCAGAATATTTACCTAATGGAATTTGTTGTCAGTGTAAAAATAAACTAGaagatttttatatatttcttgaaaaagttgaaagcaATGAAGAAATACTACATAAAGTCTATGGTGACTGTACAATCATTAATCCAAAGAAAAATGATGATAGCTCCACTCAATCATTTCAAGATTTTTCTTCACACTACGATGGAGAACCTGATCATACTTATGTAAAACCAACTAATGACCAACTAGGGGAAACTATCCCTAGCATTTGTGATGCAAGGTCTGAAAATCCAAAATCGTCTTCCTTGGGTGATAGATTAGAGGTGTACATAATAAAAACTAAAACTGACATCAATAAAGGATTAAACAAAAACAAG TTTGATGAGATGCAGGAAGAACACTCGAAGCCTGAACAACAAAAAGAATTTGAGAGGAAGGAACCTTTTTGCATTAAACAATGTTTTTTCTGTCCTAAAAAATTCAGTAATAATAATCTCAGGATCTTGCACTTCATAGAACATGTAATACAGGCAACAGAAGCAACTGTATCACCAAGATTATTTTGTCAGTATTGTGGACTTTTAGCTACTGCAAGGCAAGAGTTAGCTGATCACATAAACTCTCAACATAATGATGAACAAAATTCCACTTGTGAATCTTGTAATATaagattttcaaataatcaAGAACTAGAAGAACATTTCAGAAGACAgcacattgaaaattttgaggaaGAAATAGATATAGATATTATGTGTTTAATATGTAAAAAGGTATTTGATGATACTAACCAGATGATGGAACATGCTCTAGAACATTTAATCAGAAG GCACACATGTCTATCATGCAGAAATGTTTATATATGTGATGCCGCATTAAATGAACACCATAAGACACACCCAAGATACAGATTCAAGTGTCCAATTTGTGGAAAACTAACTTGCACTAGTAGAACAGCATTACGAGAACACATAAGGAACCATTCAGAGTCTAAAAGTTTTCAGTGTGATTTGTGCCAaaggacatataaaagtatgGGTCGTTTGAAGATGCATAAGAAAAGTCACTTCAGGATGAATAATATTTGTCCTATTTGTCCATATTCAACGATGTCAAAATCAGATTTTAATACACATTTGAGAGTACATACCAATGAGCGCCCATTCAAATGTTCGTTTGAAGAATGTGGAAAGGCATTCAAAACCAATAGTGCACTTTGTATTCATATAAGAGAACATTTGAAGATAAAAATGTTATCATGTGAATTTTGTGATTATAAAACTAACAGATACAATAGCTTAACTCACCATAGAAGAATCCATACGCTGGAGAAACCCTACAGTTGTGAATTTtgtggaaaaactttcagtaggCCTTACACTCTTACTGTACACCTgaagaaaatccataaaaagtAG
- the LOC123312360 gene encoding mitochondrial uncoupling protein Bmcp isoform X2, giving the protein MEDSQAALQRTFPIDLTKTRLQIQGQVLDKKHAVLKYTGMVDCMVKVAKQEGFKALYNGIWPAVLRQSTYGTIKFGTYYSLKDVILKYNNEYEPFMVSLFCAVIAGAVSSAIANPTDVLKVRMQVQGRSRNVNLVECFKEVYTQEGISGLWRGVTPTAQRAAVIAAVELPVYDFCKSRLLSVFGDSVANHFLSSLVASLGSAVASTPIDVVRTRLMNQRKFKENLKTDTYLYRGTADCFYHTFKYEGFWALYKGFIPTWFRMGPWNIIFFITYEQLKHLY; this is encoded by the exons ATGGAGGACTCGCAAGCTGCGTTGCAGA GAACGTTTCCAATTGATCTCACGAAAACTAGATTGCAAATTCAAGGACAAGTACTTGATAAAAAACATGCTGTTCTCAAATACACAGGAATGGTAGATTGTATGGTTAAGGTAGCTAAACAAGAGGGTTTCAAAGCTTTGTATAATGG AatttggccagcagttcttcGACAATCAACTTATGGAACTATCAAGTTTGGAACTTATTATTCCTTGAAAGACGTTATTTtaaaatataataatgaatatgaaCCATTCATGGTGAGTTTATTCTGTGCTGTGATTGCTGGAGCAGTATCTAGCGCTATAGCTAATCCTACAGATGTCTTAAAAGTTCGCATGCAAGTTCAGGGTAGATCTAGGAATGTAAATCTAGTCGAATGTTTCAAGGAAGTTTACACTCAAGAAGGAATCTCAGGACTTTGGAGA GGAGTTACACCAACAGCTCAAAGAGCTGCTGTTATTGCTGCAGTTGAGCTGCCAGTATACGACTTCTGTAAGAGTAGACTCCTTAGTGTTTTTGGTGACAGTGTGGCAAATCATTTTTT GTCTAGTCTAGTGGCCAGTTTGGGAAGTGCAGTAGCATCTACACCAATAGATGTAGTCAGG ACCCGCCTCATGAACCAAAGGAAATTCAAAGAAAATCTTAAGACAGATACTTATCTGTACCGAGGTACAGCCGATTGCTTTTATCACACTTTTAAATATGAAGGTTTCTGGGCTTTATATAAAGGTTTCATTCCTACATGGTTTCGAATGGGGCCCtggaacataatttttttcataacctATGAACAGCTCAAACATCTATACTGA